In a single window of the Mesoplodon densirostris isolate mMesDen1 chromosome 16, mMesDen1 primary haplotype, whole genome shotgun sequence genome:
- the UNKL gene encoding putative E3 ubiquitin-protein ligase UNKL isoform X6 has product MTPPQQPPALKSEPRALGPPAPSYNSFGLNGVPGSIWDFVSGSFSPSPSPILNAGPTAPSGASPNSAELARVRRQLDEAKRKIRQWEESWQQVKQACDAWQREAKEAKERALAADSARQLALQKKEEVEAQFRRLQEELEGRGLASVLPGLRGCGDIGAIPLPKLHSLQSQLRLDLEAVDGVIFQLQAKQCGVCGERAHSTVLRPCQHRVLCEPCAASAPECPYCAGQPLPW; this is encoded by the exons ATGACGCCCCCCCAGCAGCCGCCAGCCCTCAAGTCGGAGCCCCGAGCGCTGGGCCCCCCAGCCCCGTCCTACAACTCCTTCG GCTTGAATGGCGTCCCCGGCAGCATCTGGGACTTTGTCTCTGGCAGCTTCTCTCCCAGCCCGTCCCCCATCCTGAATGCTGGCCCCACGGCCCCTTCGGGCGCGAGTCCAAACAGTGCCGAGCTGGCCCGGGTCAGGCGGCAGCTGGATGAGGCCAAGAGGAAGATCCGGCAGTGGGAGGAGTCCTGGCAACAGGTGAAGCag GCCTGTGATGCGTGGCAGCGGGAGGCCAAGGAGGCCAAGGAGCGGGCGCTCGCGGCCGACAGCGCCCGGCAGCTGGCGCTGCAGAAGAAGGAGGAGGTGGAGGCCCAGTTCCGACGGCTGCAGGAAGAGCTGGAGGGCCGGGGCTTGGCCTCCGTGCTCCCCGGGCTGCGTGGCTGTGGTGACATCGGCGCCATCCCCCTGCCGAAGCTGCATTCGCTGCAGAGTCAGCTGCGCCTCGATTTGGAAGCAGTGGATGGG GTGATCTTCCAGCTGCAAGCGAAGCAGTGCGGAGTGTGTGGGGAGCGGGCCCACAGCACTGTCCTGCGGCCCTGCCAGCATCGTGTGCTCTGCGAGCCGTGCGCGGCCAGCGCACCCGAGTGCCCCTACTGCGCgggccagcccctgccctggtgA